In Mastacembelus armatus chromosome 5, fMasArm1.2, whole genome shotgun sequence, a single genomic region encodes these proteins:
- the il10 gene encoding interleukin-10: MLLSLLSSSARSSQGFSSQKSENFIFVHSDTEQHLHSCTSLQPQDFSSSSSSMTPRSLLLSVLVLLSFFSTAWCTPMCNSHCCRFVDNFPVRLRKLRANYSKIRDFYEANNDLETALLDQSIEESLKTPFACHAISSILNFYLSTVLPTAMAGVTEDTKNLKPHMEAIQHIFDEVKCDVIKCRNYFSCKNHFDIKNLNATYTQMQSKGLYKAVSELDVLFNYIETYLASKRRGNRGASM; the protein is encoded by the exons ATGCTCTTATCTCTTCTGAGCTCTTCAGCAAGATCATCCCAAGGCTTCTCCTCTCAGAAGTCAGAAAACTTCATCTTCGTCCACTCTGACACCGAGCAGCATCTGCACTCCTGCACTTCTCTCCAGCCACAAGACTTCAGCAGCTCGTCCAGCAGCATGACTCCCCGGTCTCTCCTCCTGTCCGTCCTGGTTCTTCTGTCCTTCTTTAGCACTGCTTGGTGCACTCCGATGTGCAACAGCCATTGCTGCCGATTCGTGGATAACTTCCCTGTCAGGCTGAGGAAGCTGAGAGCGAACTATTCAAAGATCAGAGACTTCTAC GAAGCAAACAACGACTTGGAGACAGCGCTGCTAGACCAGAGCATCGAAGAATCTCTCAAA ACCCCGTTTGCCTGCCACGCCATCAGCAGCATCCTGAACTTTTACCTGAGCACTGTGCTGCCGACAGCCATGGCCGGAGTGACGGAGGACACCAAGAACTTGAAGCCCCACATGGAGGCTATACAGCACATTTTCGACGAGGTCAAATGTGATGTCATCAAATGT AGAAACTACTTCTCCTGCAAGAACCATTTTGACATCAAAAACCTAAACGCTACGTACACTCAG ATGCAGAGTAAGGGTCTGTATAAGGCCGTAAGTGAGCTGGATGTGCTCTTCAACTACATTGAGACATACTTGGCCTCTAAACGTCGAGGAAACAGAGGGGCTTCTATGTAA